Below is a genomic region from Capricornis sumatraensis isolate serow.1 chromosome 17, serow.2, whole genome shotgun sequence.
CCACTGACCCCCGACCTCCACTCCCTGCATTGCAGAGGAGGCTGGGCCAGAGGCTGGTCTGCAGGAGAAACAACACCCAGCGGGCCCCCCACTGTCAACCCTGAGGCCAGCCTCCAGGTCGTGCCAACACCATGTGTAGCAGGCCTTGGATGGGGGCCACGGGGGCCTCAGGGCAGGAGCCCTGCTCGCATCTGGAAGGCCAGGCCGTCCCCTCGGGTGGCTTGCTGGGGAAGAAAGCACACAGGAGGGGATAGGTCAGAAGAAGAGCTGGGGGTGGGCCTGGGTAAGGGGGCGACACCCACCTTATTGATCTCTCTGTGTCGTTCCTTGGTGACGATTTCTTCTAAGACCTCGCCGTCTCCCTTAATGAGCCTAGGAATGGGAGTGGGCAGGCTGAGCCTCTTAACTGAGAGGCCAGAGCACCAGAACCAGAAGCACCCGGCAGAGGGGTGCCAGGCCCAGGCCCCACCACCACCTTGAGCAGGCTGCCACGCCCTGCTGGCCACTCCCACTCCTCCCTCCTTACCTCCCTCCCTTGCCACAGAGATGAGGACAGAGGGTAGCTCTGCCATCAGACAGGCCAGCTGTGGCTCTTTGAAGACCCTCCCTCAAGGCCCTTCCAGCCCCTGCAATTGCCTACTCCAGCCAATAGGGAGCAATGGCCTGAGACGTCTCATCAACAAGGGACTTTTCCCCTGGTCGTCAGCCTGTTTAGACCAGCAGCAGCCCCCATCCCTCCTCCTGAGAGTGCAGTCTGGGGCCAGCGCGCCCCACCTGGTGCGTCCTGTCTCCGGGTCCACCACCTTGCGGATGACGCTCTGCCGGGCATCCCACTCCTCCTTGGTCATGGGCTTCATGGCCTGGATGCGGGACTTCTGCTCGTCCGTCAGGACTGGAAGGTAAGATGGCAGGGAGGCGGTGGCAGAGCCTCAGGGAGGGGACCCTCCCCGCCCTGCACAGCGGGCAGTGCAGTACCTGGGccatcctcttcctccttggCTGCTCTGTGCCACTGGTCCAGCGAGGGTCCGGGCAGAGCCTCAGCCTGCTGCATTCTGGCCTTCTCCTTGCCTCTCTTCTTcagcttcttcttccttttcttcttcttcttcctcttcttgtcCTTGTGCTTCCCCCGCTTCTTCCGGCCATcgctggaggaagaggaggaggacgaAGAGGAAGAGGAGCTAGAAGaactggaagaagaggaggaggagctggatcGTGGTCTCCTCCGGGCCTTGTGCTTGCTTCTCTCTGTGATGCAGGGAGAAGGTGAGGCTGGAAGGCCAGGAGGGGAAGAAGTAAACCTTCGTCCCCTTGCTCTGGCCTATAGCAGGCTCAGGCTGACTACCTCCTGGCAGGGCTTCAGCACGCTGTGGAGAGGCACTTTCTCGACGCCGCAGTCACTGTCTGCCCAGGAGCAAGGTGGGCAGCACCCACATCTTAGGCCCTGCTACACCAAAATTATGATAAAGTGCTCGCTTCACTCCGTATTCAATGGGTTGGCCCAGCCCCTGGATTCTGAGGATTCTGAGCGTCTTTCATTCCAGATAGCGAGGACACTCTTGTGTCCCTCTGAATAGTGCTCCCTGCGATTTTCCCAAAGTCAGTCTGGAGAAGCCCTCCCGACTGTCTGCAACGTCCTCCCTGAAGTTCCCTCATCCCTTTCCCATTCCCTCTGGCCCTCACCCTCAGCCCCAGAGGAGGTGATGCTGGCCTTGCGGCTTTGGGATCTCGAAGCCGAGCAGCTCCTCCGGGCGTCCTTActgctcttcttccttttcttttccgaCCCTCGCCCCCGGGAACGGCTGCGACTCCTAGAGCGCTTGCGGGAGCCGACGTGAGCCATAGCGCCGCGAACTGCAGACACGAAGGCACACTTAAACCCGGGATCGATCACGGGGCCGGCCCGCAGACTGGGTTCCCAGGCCGAGTCGACCAGATTCGGCCTGGTCTTCTGGGGCCTGGCACTCATCACTATCCGGGGCAGCGTTATTGAGGGGGAGTTGGAGCAACCTTGCGATCCTCACCCGCCCCCAACCCCGGGTAACCCAAGTTCTCCGCGGACTCCCGGCTCCTCCGCTGCGGCCCCTTTAAGGGTCCGCCCCCACGCGGACGCTTCACGGCTGCGCGCGCAGCTCAGGTGCCTCTAGGAACGGCAGCGTTCCTCAGATGCCAGGTgcgttcctcttccctttccacGTGCGCCTACCCTTCACCCCGCGCCCTCCGCGGCCTTGCCGCCTCAAAGAAAGTCCCCGGGGTTGCTCTGCTCCCTCTTCCACCGCACATCCGGCGGGACCGCCAACCCTGCACCACGCCTTCGAGTGAGGAAGCAACGGCTGGGTGACTTCCGGCCCGGGGCGGTGCACTGGGAGGCTGTCCGGCCGCGAAGCGAGGCGCTGCTGCCTTTAGTTCTGAAGCCCCAGGTTCCGTCTGTGGGGCAGCCCAAGAAACCGAGTCTGGCGCGCTCACCTCCCAGAGAGGCGAGCTGGGGCTCCAGGCTTCCGCCTCTAGGGGGAGCTCCCGGACGAGAGACCTGCTCGCCAGCCTCGTGCCAGTCCCAGAGCTCACAAGCCCTTTGCCGCAGCTATGCCCTCTCCCATCTCTAGCCTATTCGGTCGGCCCGAAGCAGCCCCAGTCCCTGTGAAGCCCAGGGGAGGAGGCCACTGTGGACTTTCTGCGGACATGTCCACACCAGCAGGCCGTGAGCTCCAGAACCTTGGTCTTTCCGATGTCTGCATTCAGTAATACAGAGGTCACAAACTCAGACGTCCATAGAAACCAGAAAGATCACAGTAACCTATGAGGGACCCCTGTGAGGGAGTGTACCACAGGCCTCGAGAGTCTGGTCTCCCTGGTTTCTGCAGTGTGGACTGGGGCCGGATATTTCCAGATCTTCCCACTTTGCCAGGGGAGCCCAAACTCAAGATTTCAACATGGAAAACTCTCCCAAACATAGCATCGCTGCATGCCTCCTCCAGTCTTGGGGCCACCGAGTTGCAAACTCTTTGATAGTAATGACAGCAGCAAACCCAGAGGACTGTTGTAAATTGCTTTATAAATGGGAAGTCATTTGATCCTCAAAACAGCTCTAGGACATAGGTACTTTCCAGGAAAAAAGACTAAGGCAGAGAGAGGCAGGTGGCTAACCCAGTTACAACTGGAAGTGGCTGAATcagaatttgaatccaggcagtctgactccaagTTCCTGCTTCTAATCTTTCTGCAGTAACCCCTCCATACCATCCAGAAGATGGAGGTGACCCACCCAAATCCCCTTAGAAGACATGTGCACTCGACCTTAGCCATGGTGTCTGCAGCTGACACCCCACACCTGGACCCTGCTCTGGAAGATTTCCTTGGCCACTGGGAACCACGCTGCCCTGGAGGTGGATGTTTGGGAAGTTACTCACCCACTCTATACCCTAAAACACCCCATAGCCAATAACTGCTGTTGGGGGCAAACTGTGCTTCAATTCATGCTccagacagccctgtgggattgGGCTGAAACTGGATGCTGTGTCAAACCATCCTGATCCAGCTCCTTCCTGCCCTGTCCTGCTCCTCCCTGGAGCACTCCCTCCTTAAACCACGTGCACAGGAATTCCTGTCTCAGGCTCTGGTCTACAAGCCTGACCTAAGCCAGCCTGTCTGCTGAAAGAATGACCCAGAAGCCTGTGTGTCCTCTTGAATCAAGAAGTGCTGAGGGCTGCAGGGTGTTTATTTCTGTCCTTGCCTGCCACACTGGCCCTGGCCAAGCTCAAGTTAGGGCACACACATCCACCGTGGCGGGCTCCTCGCGGGTGAAGCCGTCACCGAAGCCCTCGTCGTCCACCAGGTCAGGCTTGCGGCAGCACATAGGGCAGAGGCGGTTGCGCACGGCTGAGGCCCGGAGCCAGACGACCAGGTTCCAGCGCTCACCGGTGCCCAGGGGCCGGGCCCCGTGCAGCTGGCCCCCACGGTGCAGGAGGCCCTGGCCCACCACGTGCTCCACCTCCAAGGGCTTGGCCAGGGTTGAAGGCACCTGTGGacagtggagcttaggcctgggTACTCGCAGTGGCTCTGGCCCAGCCCCACGGGTTACACACACTAACCTGGAAGAGATCCCCGAAGTAGAGGGCACCCCCTGTGAAGGCCTTGCCCAAGGACACATTGAGGGTGAGCTCGGCATTATCGTAGTGGCAGCCCAGCTCGCGGTCTTGGCCGGGTGCGTATTTGACCACAAAGGCCCGGTGGCTGTCTAGCCAGCCCCCGCCACAGTCTGGATACAGCAGGGCCATCAGCGGCTGGAGGAAGCGCTCCCGCAGTGGTGTTACCAGCGGTTCATCCAGGCCTAGCTCATGTAGCaacacctgggggtgggggagctcaGAATTAGCAGGGAAGCTGGTAGGGCCTGTCCCTGGGTCCCTGGGGGAGTCCCTCACTAAGGACAGTGCTGAGTGCTGTGCAGACATCATCAACCTGCTTAACTTCATAATAATACTGCCTGATTTCATCTTACAGATGGTGAGACCAAGGCTTGGAGGAGGTCTGCACTGGAACACGTCTCCCCAGACAGAGGTCCCTGCCTCCTTGTGCTGGCAGGGTGGAGCCTCACCCACCCCATAGTTGTTCATGGTGTTGGGTCTTCCCTTGGGCATGTCTGACTGCTCGAAGTGCTCCAGCTCCTCCAGCAGGGCCTGGCAGAAGGGCGCTGTGAACACCGGCAGCCGGTAAATTCGCTTCTCCTCTGTGGAGGGAGAGGGAGCAACGGTTGGTTAGCCGGGATCTAACCttttcccttcccccagcctcagtctcctcatctgtagaatggggatgaCGTGAGTACTCACCTTGTGATGATTAAATGGGCTCTTGTGATGATCAAATGACATAACGTGTGCGGCAAGGGTGCCCTATTCTTGGACCCCTCTGCACCACTCATCCCTAGATCCTCACCCTGCCCTGAGGTCTGACCCCCAAATTCAGATGTGCATCCTGGCTGGCCACCCCTCCCCGCCAGCTCCAGGTCCTGGCAGGTTTGGGAGACTTCACTCTTGCCCTGTCCTTCAGGTCTCAGGATGGGAACTGCTCCCCATTCCCACCCCCACTGCTAACTCTGGGGCAGGTCTCTCACCATCCCTTGCTGACCTGAGCCCACACTTGTCTCAACCATCCCCTCATTAACGTCTTCAGTCACCCCAGTTTGAGGATGCCGGCTGGCTTGTGCCTGGTGCATAGCACTGAATTACTGATCACTGTGGTGGATGCATGTGCAAGTGAGTGAATACAGATGCCCTCCTCCTGATAGTTCCATCCTACCCCTCTTCTCACTCCTGCTGGTTTGACTTTTAGAGGCAGATATGGTGGGTGAAGGGACCCCCGTCTGCCACCCCCAGTCCTGCCAAGTGGCAGGCCAAGACCTCACCTGACACTGTCTCCAGCCGCTGGAGAAGGCCCTTAAGGTCTGCGCCTGATGATGCACTGTATTCAGCTGCAGCCAGAAATTCGGGGGCCAAAGTGGCCTCCTGGGGGCAGAACACACCAGCCATGGGGCAGACAGCCCCCAGGCCCGGATGCCTCCACCTCCTTCCAGTAACCTGCCCCCTGCCAGGTACCTGCAGCAAGTTGTAGACCTCTGGCCGCGCTGGGCGGTAGGAGCTGGCAATGAGGGCTTTCCTGGCAGCCGACTCCGGccccagccgccgccgccgctccacCTCCTGCTCAAGCTGGGGTGACACAGGGCCTGGTTACCAGAATGGGGCCTCCCATCCCTCCCAAGGCCATCGTACAGATGCGGAAACAGGCTCAGGAAGCTCAAGGAAAGGCCAGAGCTGGAAGCCCAGTCTTCCTATGTTCCTGACTCTGCCAGGGTAAATGGCAGGTGTTAAACCGTTAGCTGAAGGGGATTCCTTCCAGAAGGGGGCCCATCCCACTGAGGGCTGCACCAGTTTGGCTGGATTGAGACCCATCGCTGCACCTTCACCAGCTAGGCCCAACCAAGGAGGAGAAACAGAGTCCTGGTTAAGTCTTGTGTTCCAGAGGCTGCAGGCTGTCCTAGGAAGCTTCTCGACACTTAACACCACCCCACCATGGGAGACAAGCAGCAGTGGCAGAAGTGGTGTGGAGGGGAGAATGAAGAGTCAGGAGCCAGGTGGCACCTGGTGTGAAACCTTGAGAGGTGACTCCTCCCCTTCAGTGCAAGTTTCTCATCTCAAAAGAGCACAAAGCAGACAACTTGGCATTCTAGCTGCTTTCTCTTTTCCTGGTGCCGGCACCCAGGTGCTGTGGTAAGTAGGGACAGGAAGGAGGTAAGGGGAGGTCAGAGGAGCCCTTCTGGGATCAGACACTAGCAGACCTGAGGCCGGGAGACCCCTCAAGCTGCTGACCCAAATCTAAACAGGAAGGGCCGGGCTCGGTGCAGAGGAGGCGGTGGAGGGTGGGGTGTGTTACCTCTCCCAACAGCTGCTGGAAGTCTTTAGGGCTGACACAGCCTCTGCTGCGCAGGATCTGAGAGCAGAAAAACCAGTAAGCGTGAtggtgtgacctggggcaagtctTTTaaggtctctgagcctcagcttctccaCCTTGAAATGAAGATGATCCGATCACAGGGtcatcataaaaatgaaatgtgaTTAGCACGTTAAGCACACAGCAGCGGCTCTTGTTAATAACAGAGAGTACTCAGCCAGGCCCTGCCCTGAGCACTTTACATGTAGTTCATTCACTGATTTCTAACGACAGTCTCACTAAAGCGATACCATGATCGCCATTTGAGGTGGAAAATAAGAGAGACAGCTAGAGGTTAAGTCAATCTTCTCGTCCGATCTGAGTGGGCCAAAGGCAAAGTAAACGACCCCGGGGACTGAGGTCCCTCCTCCACCACCGCTCCCAGCTCGTTTTCCCGCAGAGCCAATAGAGGCCACTCACGGGCTCGTAGTCCTGGCGCAGCTGCTGTTCGCTCCGGAAGCGCACGTGCAGCCCGTAGCGCGCCACGTACAAGTTCTCTGAGCAAAAGCAACCGCAGCGGCAGAAGCGCCGGGGAGCCGCTGCGGTCCCCATGGTGAGAAGCGTTGCAATGCCCCGCCGGCTACCGTAGGAACACTTCCGGGTACGCCCCCAGCCGGGCAGGGGCGCTGTTTGGAACCAGCGGCCAAGGGTCCGTTCTAAATTCCCATGTTCAGAAAAGAACGAAGACTCCGACCCAGGAAACGGTCTGCGGTGCAGAAAGATACTTCCAGGCAGGAATGAGACTGGCAGCGTCGGCTAAGAGCACGCCAGCCTAATGGGCCGCTGCTTCACAGTTTCTCCATCCGCGAGGCGGGGATTAATCATCCTCTTTACAGATAGGTGAACCTGAGTCATACCTTCACGGAATTCCAAGACCTTCGGCTTAAACGCGCTGCCTCCTTTTTCTGCTAGGAGCTTTTAGCGGACCAGCTGACGTCACGAGGAGAGTTGGAGCCTTGGGGTCCGATTTTGTTCCAACTTGAGCTCCAGTTTTGTGCGTCTGAGCTTGGGTTTAGCATTCATCCCGGTCCCTGTCCGGCGCTCCCGATGCCTACGCCCCGGTTTCTTAGGATTCGCCGTGGAGTGCCCGATAGAGTGTCTCCAAGAGAGGGCTCCGTCCGGCGAGACTTCCGGTGGCTCCCCTCAAGGATTCAGGTGTGAGGGGGGAAATAGGGTGTGGTCGGTTGTGGCCACAGCCCGCGCAACCAGGTTCAAGTTCTGCACAGCCAAGTGTGAGATGAGTATGTTTCTGTTTGATAGAGCGTGCCCCGCAACCTCGCGGAGACCCAATCACAGTACACGCAGCTCTGTCTTCAGTTTactccagttcagtcgctcagtcctgtctgactctttgcgaccccatgaactgcagcagccaggcttccctgtccatcaccaactcctcgagcttgttcaaactcatgtatgtccatccagtcagtgatgccatccaaccgtctcattctctgtcttccccttctcctcccgccttcaatctttcccagcatcagggtcttttccagtgagtcagttcttcgcatcaggtggcccaagtattggagtttcagcttcagcatcagtccttcaggactgatttcctttaggattgactgatttgatctccgtgctgtccaagggactttcaagagtctactccaacaccacagttcaaaagcatcaattctaaggcactcagttttctttatagtccaactctcacatccatatatgactactggaaaaaccatagctttaactagatggacctttgttggcaaagtaatgtctctgctttttaatatgctgtctaggttggtcatagcttttcttccaaggagcaagcatcttctaatttcatggctgtactcaccatctgcagtgattttggagccccctaaaaataaactctctcactgtttccattgtttcctcatctatttgccatgaagtgatgggactggatgccatgatcttagttttctgaaagttcagttttaggccaactttttcactctcctctttcactttcatcaaacggctctttagttcttcactttgtgccataagggtggtatctgcatatctgaggttattgatatttctcctggcagtcttgattccagcttgtgcttcatccagcacagcatttcacatgataactCTGTCTTGGGAACCCCATTATGATCCACCATGCACCCCCAAGGTCCCAATCTGCAAAGCCCTGAGAAGAAGCTGGGCTGGCAGTCATGTTGCCGAGCTGGCAGAACAAAGATGCACACCTGGGGAGGAAGTCTTGACCTGTAGAACTTCTTCCTGCACTAGAGTTCCCTCCATGGTTCAGCATGaagctgggatgggggtggggaggaaggctcTGGGGCTTTAAGACTCCCCAGATAAACAGTGACTATGGATGACGACTGTTGGCTGAGCCCCACCTCGACCAGACCTGAGCTAATACGTCTACTACCACTCACCTTAACTCCTTTCATCCCTACAGCAAACCTTTGAGCTGGATACTGTTATATTACCATGTTACAGAAGGGCAAGGGGCTTCCATGTCAGCTCAcatagtgaagaatccacctgcaattcaggagacccaggtttgatccctgggtcaggaatatgccctggagaagggaatggctggccACCCCAGTATTCTAGGCTTGAGAATCCCacgaaaagaggagcctggtgggctacagtccttggggtcacagagagtcgaacaggactgagcaactagacacacatacacacggggaaactgaggcccagagaggtgcaGTGACCTGCCCCATGTCATTCCCCAGTAAGGGACATATATATGTGGGGACTGAACCCAACAGTCTTCCCTTTGAGTTCCCTGTTCACCACAGTATGAATATTTTGACCATACCATGTagcttgtaggatctcagttcctgaccagggatcgaacccacgctccctgcagtggaaccgTGGAGACCTAATCccgggactgccagggaaatcctttgttggcattttcttgatgactctgctttcctttcctcttgtGTACACACAGGTTCACACGGTCACACTCACATCCACAGTCACACACACTCTTGCACACACTCAAACACAGCCTTACATgttaacacacatgcacacaaaaacacacatgtgcacacaccctcacacatacCGCCAACACTCCCTCCTTTATATGCACGCAACATTCCACATTACAGTCACAACCACACACTTATATTAATAAGCCCAGTAAACCCAAAGCCCCTGCAGTGGGCTGAGcttggagtgcctgaagaacagcAAAAAGCCTACAAGAGGGCGAGTCATAGGGAACAGGGCCAGGGTTGTATTTGGACCAAATCTTTGGGCCACTGGTAccattttggattttattctgtgtACAAAGGGAAGCTGTTTAGTCCTCACAACAAGGTAGGAACTTGAGGTAGGAGCTATCCCCATCCGACAGATgtggaaaatgaggctcagagaggttgagtgaccCACgcgaggtcacacagctcatatGTGGGGCAGTCTGGCAGGGAACCCAAGTCTGACCCTGCTGGGATCCTTCCTAAAGATGCCTTCTTGGGTATGAAAGCCAGGTCTTTGCACCTCAGAGATTCTGGGGCCCAGACCTGGGACTCCCAAAGctaccaggcttccccagggAGCAGAATAACTGCCAGGGACCTGCTTGCCCCTCAAGGACCCCACTCCCCAGCCCAGAGCTGTGGGGCCTGAGCAGGTGATTAAAGTTTTACAGTCATCTTGATTGCCCAGCAATAGTGAAGGGCCCTGCTCTCCAGGAAAGGATCTATTTCCCCAGGTCTTTATTCATTCCCCTTCTCAGCACCTTCCtatccccctcctgcctcctcaggCCCAGGGCAGACCAGCTGCCCAGGCAGCCACCACACAGGCCTGCATGTGCAGCCCCCAACCCTGGCCAGCTCACTTGTTAGGGTACTCCTTTTATGGCTGTTTTTGCAAGATGAGTGTGTTCTGCTTCTCAGTTGAGACTGGCCCTCCCTGTGCCCCGCCTCTGCCCTGGAAACAGCATCCCCAGCCCCACTCTGCCCCAACGTGGGCTCCGTCACCAGAGGGAACCACAGCCAGAATAATAACAGTAAGCACCGAATCACTGGCTCACAGCAAGCACTCACTTGGACTTCTGTCGACCTTGTGAGAGATTATTAtccttaattttgttgttgtttagtcgctcagtcatgtccaactcttttgtgaccccatggactgtaacccgccagacttctctgtccttgggatttccaggcaagaacactggagtgagttaccatttccttctccaggggatcttcctgacccagagattgagcccaggtctcctgcattggcaggtggactctttagcactgacccaccagggaagcccctttccccattttacagatgaggaaacaggctcaatGAGGTTCAGGGTCCTGCCTAGGGACGTAAACCTAGTGGATGCAGAAGCAGAATTAGAACATCCAActggggaattctctggtggtctagtggttaggactcagcactctcacagggttcaatccctggtcagggaactaaaatgccaCAAGCCTCGCAGCATGGCCTAAAAAAGGAGAACACCCATCCTTTGGATTCCAGagtgatgtgtatgtgtgcacgtgtgtatatgtatatatgtattttgtatgcatgtatattggagaaggcgatggcaccccactccagtactcttgcctggaaaatcccacagacagaggagcctggtaggctgcagtccatggggtcgcgaagagtcggacacgactgagagacttccctttcacttttcactttcatgcattggagaaggaaatggcaacccactccagtgttcttgcctggagaatcccagggacgggggaacctggtgggctgccgtctatggggtcacacagagtcagacacgactgaagtgacttagcagcagcagcagcagcatgcatgcatgtatatatgtctgTACATATTCATTTGAACTGACAGCACACATGTACAAAAGGGCACAAATCGTAAGTGTCCAGTTTGGTGAATTTTCATAAACTAGACACACCCACATAACCAGCACCCAGATCCAAAAACAGAACAtcccagcccccccaccccaccaccaccacatattCCCCATCAGTGACTGGCCATCCCAAGGGTAGTCACTACTCTGACTTCTAAGAGCAAAGATCagttttgcctgttcttgaaTTCAATACAGATAAAATCATGTAGTATGTGCTGTTTTGTATACTGCTTCTTTcgcttggcattttttttttaattgaagtgtagtttatttacagtgttgttagctTGCTTCtgatgtacagaaaagtgattcagttacacatatatgcatattctttttcataattcttTCCCACTGTAGTTTATTATAGGATGTtgaatttagttccctgtgccatacaatagGATCTTGCTGTTGATCTGTTTTtttatatagtagtttatatctgctaatcccaaactcctaatttatctctcccccacccccagcattaTGATCTTAAGATTCATCAGTGTTGTATGCAGCAGCGGCTTATGCTTTTTGTGGCTGCATAGTATTCCCCCAGGTGCCCTCCTCCACCATTCATTGTAACCTCCTACAGCTGATGGGCATTTGCATTGCTTCCAGTTTGGGGATGTCATGGATGAAGCTATAACAAACAGTTTTTATTgtggttaaaatatatataatgtaaaattggcttcttaaccattttttaatACACTTCATTTcttcagagcagttttaggttcacagcaaaatagaGCGGAAAGTCTCGAGATTCACCACGTGTTCCCTGCTGCCTCCCACACAGAGCCTCCCCCCACCATCAACAATCGATTGTCACATTGGCATGTCGTTACTACCCGAAGTACTTcatttacattagggttcactcttggagTTGCATATTCTATGGTTGTTGACAATGTACATAGTCACATATCTACTATTATGGTGTCATATGGAATAGTTTCaatgccctaaaaatcctctatgCTCTGCCCGTTCGttcatcccctcttcctctcttcttttaaattactgtcattttaaatttttatgtattttttttggctgcaccaggtctttgttgctgttcggGCTTTTTCCAGTTGTGGCGGGCAGGGCCACTCTGTGTTGTAGCAGGCTTCTCATGGCGGTGgcctctcctgttgtggagcgcaggcccTCGGGCTTCAGTGGTGGCAGCACAGAGGTGCTAGAGCAAGCACGAAAGCTTCCTAGTAGTGGCGCACTTGTTTAGTTGTTCtcgcagcacgtggaatcttcctggaccagggatccaacccgtgtcccctgcactggcaggcagattctaatctactgtgccaccagggacgTCTTCCCCACCCTCTCTTGAcgcctggcaaccactgatccttttactgtctccataggtttttttttggcttcaccacaaggcatgcaggatcgccgttccccaccagggatcaaacctgtgccccctacagtggaagagCGGAATTGTAACAACTAGACTGCTAGGGAAGTTCCTCCATAGTTTATCTTTTCCAGGATGTGCTATAGTTGAAACCATCCAGTATTTAGTCTCTTCAGATTGGCTTGTCTCCCttgtgtgcatgagtgctaaAGTCttttcagtcgtatctgattccttgcaaccccatggactgaatctcaccaggctcccctgtccatgggattctccgggcaagaatactgcagtgggttgccatgccttcctccagaggatcttccagacccagtggTCAAACCAgcatcacttatgtctcctgcattggcaggcagctctttaccaccagcgccacctgggaaaccctgtctcccttagtaatatgcatttatgtttcttccctcttttcatggcttgataatttgtattttttagcaCAGAGTcctattccattgtctggattaTCATTTTACCCATTCACCTCCTGAAaggcatcttggttgcttccaagttttggcaattatgaataaagatgccctaaacatctgtgtgcagatttctgtgtggacataggttttcaactcatttggggAGTGTGATTGTGGGATCATATGGTAGAGTATGTTCGATTTTGTACGAAGCCACCAAACTCTCTTCCATAGTAA
It encodes:
- the ARL6IP4 gene encoding ADP-ribosylation factor-like protein 6-interacting protein 4 isoform X2 codes for the protein MAHVGSRKRSRSRSRSRGRGSEKKRKKSSKDARRSCSASRSQSRKASITSSGAEERSKHKARRRPRSSSSSSSSSSSSSSSSSSSSSSSSDGRKKRGKHKDKKRKKKKKRKKKLKKRGKEKARMQQAEALPGPSLDQWHRAAKEEEDGPVLTDEQKSRIQAMKPMTKEEWDARQSVIRKVVDPETGRTRLIKGDGEVLEEIVTKERHREINKQATRGDGLAFQMRAGLLP
- the ARL6IP4 gene encoding ADP-ribosylation factor-like protein 6-interacting protein 4 isoform X1, which codes for MAHVGSRKRSRSRSRSRGRGSEKKRKKSSKDARRSCSASRSQSRKASITSSGAEASPSPCITERSKHKARRRPRSSSSSSSSSSSSSSSSSSSSSSSSDGRKKRGKHKDKKRKKKKKRKKKLKKRGKEKARMQQAEALPGPSLDQWHRAAKEEEDGPVLTDEQKSRIQAMKPMTKEEWDARQSVIRKVVDPETGRTRLIKGDGEVLEEIVTKERHREINKQATRGDGLAFQMRAGLLP
- the OGFOD2 gene encoding 2-oxoglutarate and iron-dependent oxygenase domain-containing protein 2: MGTAAAPRRFCRCGCFCSENLYVARYGLHVRFRSEQQLRQDYEPILRSRGCVSPKDFQQLLGELEQEVERRRRLGPESAARKALIASSYRPARPEVYNLLQEATLAPEFLAAAEYSASSGADLKGLLQRLETVSEEKRIYRLPVFTAPFCQALLEELEHFEQSDMPKGRPNTMNNYGVLLHELGLDEPLVTPLRERFLQPLMALLYPDCGGGWLDSHRAFVVKYAPGQDRELGCHYDNAELTLNVSLGKAFTGGALYFGDLFQVPSTLAKPLEVEHVVGQGLLHRGGQLHGARPLGTGERWNLVVWLRASAVRNRLCPMCCRKPDLVDDEGFGDGFTREEPATVDVCALT